The genomic segment CACGAGTTCGAGGAGTACCGCCCCTACCGCAACATCGAGCAGTTCCGCCGCGAGATCGGCAAGTACGTCGACGACGAGGAAGTCGCCCGCCTGGAGCGCTACGTCACCATCCGCTGACGCGGGTCAGCCACTCGACGGGCGGACGTCGAACGGCCGCCGCTCCGAGCAGGGGCGGCGGCCGTTACCCAGATGGTGCTCGGGTTGCGCCGCGGATTCGGACCGCACTATATTTTCGTGCAGAAGATCTATAGAGGAACTTCGGGATGCCACGATCCACAAAAGCAGCCGATCCGCTCTCCACCGCGCTCGCCTCCGGGGCGATGGCGCGGCTCGTCCGCTACTTTGCCGTGAACCCCGAGTCGCGCCCTCACGTCCGCGCGCTGGAGCGGGCGACGGGCCTGGGGCCGCGCTCGCTCCAGACCGAGCTCGACCGGCTGTCGTCGCTCGGCGTGCTCGTGCGCGAGGAGGACGGCGCGCGGGTGCGCTACCGGCTCGACGAGACCCACCCGGTCTGGCCGCATCTGCGCCAGCTCGTGCGCCACCTCAGCCGCCCGGCGGACGTGCTTCCCTTCGCCCTCGCCGAGGTGCGGGGGATCGACGCCGCCTTCATCTTCGGCTCTCACGCGAAAGGCGCGGCGCGGCCCGACAGCGACGTGGACCTCTTCGTGGTGGGCGACGCCGTGGACGAAGCCGAGCTTCTCCGGCACACGCTGGAGACCGGCGTCCTGCTCGACCGCGAAGTGAACGTGGTCACGGTCGGCCGCGCCGAGCTGGCCGAGCGGCTCGCCGCCGGGCGGCACTTCTTCCGCGAGGCGGTTGACGGGGCGAAGCAGTGGGTCGCGGGCTCGCAGGCCGCGCTCAGCTTCTTGCCGGGCACGACTGCGGAGGTGAGCGGATGATCCGTCGCCCGCCTGGAGCGCTACGTCACCATCCGCTGAGGGCTACGGATAAGCAGCTGGCGATCGGGGGATCAAGCGAAGCGGTCATCTGAGCCGCTACCGCGCCCAACCCACCTGCCACGGTGAGTAGATCCTTCGGCCCTGCTGTCATCCAGGCGAACGCTGGTTCTGTGCGACCGGGCCTCAGGATGACGGCAAAACCAAGGGATCTTTCCTCCCGCCCGTCGCGCGAAGCGCCGAAGTCCCTCCCCTGAAGTTCGGGGGAGGGACAGGCGCGCCAGGCGCCAGGGCGGGGGCCCCTGCCGCCGCGCCGGAGCCAGTCGAAGCGCCGCGGATCAGGCCTTCTACTCAGGCCAGATCACGCGGCGCTGACGTCCTTACCGCTGAAGATTCCGCTCCTCCCCTACCGCGCCCCCGCCGCGCCGACGTTCCGGGCCGTGACGTAGAAGTTCTCGTCCACCCGGAAGGCGCCGGGGCTCGACAGGCGAAGCTGGGCCGTCTTCCAGGCTTCCGTGGGACGGATCGTCTCGAAGGCGCC from the Longimicrobium sp. genome contains:
- a CDS encoding nucleotidyltransferase domain-containing protein, with the protein product MPRSTKAADPLSTALASGAMARLVRYFAVNPESRPHVRALERATGLGPRSLQTELDRLSSLGVLVREEDGARVRYRLDETHPVWPHLRQLVRHLSRPADVLPFALAEVRGIDAAFIFGSHAKGAARPDSDVDLFVVGDAVDEAELLRHTLETGVLLDREVNVVTVGRAELAERLAAGRHFFREAVDGAKQWVAGSQAALSFLPGTTAEVSG